The region GTTTCACTAAGGGCACCGGCTGTCGATGCTCTCACATGACCACTGTCGCGTCAGTATGATTTAATGTACACATACAAGACAAGTGGACTCTTAATCTTTTCAGCAAGACGCTGAAGATTTACGTTGTTCCATGCCTAGTACAGTCAGCTGCAATCATTTGAAGCACACATACAGGTGTAACGCTGGTAAAAATACACGGCGCCTGCCCGAGCTCAGGATCATCGACAGAGTCATACCATCCAACACCGAATCCATCGCCCTACGTAAGGCGTATAAGTACATCTCAATCGACGAGGAAATACTTACATTGATTGGTCGAGCCAGGTCTATTCGCAGACGAGAATCGAACGCCTGGTTACATTATGAGTAACCAAACTTAGTTGCTCACATACCTGATTGATGATACTGTGCGCAGGTCTGGTCAGGAGATGCGACAACAGAATGGGTTCCGACCCCTTGAATACTGGTCTTGTGTTAATAGTTCTTCCCCCACAAATCTAGAATATATGTACCCAGCTGACGACACATGAACAGTAGAGAGTTTCGAGACTGGCCGAGATTCAAAATAGTGGAGGAATGGGTGTCGACCTGACCACCCGAGTCAAAAATATATCATTTTTAATTTAATCATACTAAATTATTAAATAACATGTTAATTATTTAAATACGAGATATATAATCATCATCGACTATTCAATTATTTAAATCATATTTATGTTTATTATTCATTAAATTAAACCATAACTGAAATTTCACTGTAGCTTTCTTGATTTTATATAGAGATCGTTTTAATTATATTTATTCACAATATATTTTTAAAAATAAATTAAATTAATTCAATATCTTGCTGACTGAAATATTTTTCTGTATAATTGAAAATGCATTCATATTATTCTACACATTCATACATCTTTTAATTATTTATTTAATTTGTATTTCGACCGGGAAAATTAGCCACCAAAACCCAGTGTTCCGACTTGGATGAGGGGGTACAAATCACATGGGGCAAAAGCATTAGCTGTTATGGACATTACTGGGTCATAATTATATACAAAGTTACGCTCAGAGCTTACAGAGAAGGCAAAGAATCACTGACTCGACAACCACAATGTAGACAGCAATGAACAGAACAATATCACCTGCAGTGCGGAAACTCGGGAATTTTGTGTGTAATTCAGACGAGGGATCAGCTCGCAAGCCATTATCGTCAACTCGATGCACATCGAGATTGCGTCGTGCTTGTATCGTCAGATAGACACGTTCCACATATTTCATAGTCATACGGTGCCGGAACACTGACGTTAAGACCAGGCCTAAAGCCAATACACAATTTGCGAGCCCAATCCAGAAAAATTTTGGCTCGAAAATCTTGATGATAGCTAATGAGAATGTAAGTTGCGATAGAGCTGTGCGCATATAGGCGCCATCAAATGTGCGCTGTGCGGCGCTAATGTTAGCAAATGCATACGCACCGTAAATCGAGCGTCTCATTCGGCGCAAGCAGCATGTGAGGCCCTCTAAGCTTTGCTAGACGCTGTCGAATTAGTCTCGAGGTTTCTTGTGAAATACGATGCACATGCCCTACTTGTGATGCCTGTGCAACGTCCGTAGCCATGTTCGTAGTTGGTACGCACGAGCCAAGGTCCACACACCGCTTTGCTGCGTACTTCACGTGACATAGCCACTCTTGTGTGCAATGCAAGAAACACTTACGTACCTGCTcagccgacgacgacaatggcgcgtgcatggtcgggcgtgtcgtggcTATGGGTCGTTGTATGCATACTGGCTCTAATAAAAAGCGTACATCCAGTTTACTTTTACTTTGAGGCAGGTACCTCAAAGTGTTTTTATGAACAGCTTCCTGCCGATACAATTGTAGTGGGGCACTATTACCTTGAAGAATGGGACGAGACACAAGGTCATTTTGATATTCCTAAAGATATTTCGCTAGGCATTATGGTCAAGCATCTAGATTCGGAGCACATGCTTGTGAATTCGCGGGGCACAGCAGATGGTCGCTTTGCGTTTAAttcgcacgacgctggcaATCACGAAATATGTTTCCAGACCGAGTTCCACGGCATGCCGATGCACAATGGACGGTTGCCGGAAATGCGCATGCATATCGATATCATTATTGGCGATGCGCACCGCTCGAATACGCAAGAAGACCAGGAACATGCGCAGGACCTGCTGTCACGCGCACGATCGCTGAACGGCAAAATGCGTGATCTGCGCAAGGAGCAACAGTACCAACGTGAGCGAGAAATGGAGTTCCGCAATCTGAGTGAGCGGACAAACGGGCTTGTTATGTGGTGCATCATTGCCCAAATCGTGGTCCTACTAGCGTGCTGTGTGTGGCAGCTGTTTAATCTCAGGACTTTCTTTGAAGACAAAAAGTTCAGGTAGATACACAGTCTTCTATGATTCGTTTTCGTACAGGGTTGTAGATACCTCGGAGAGGGGTACAGACTCGGTCGAGATGCTCTCTGCTGCGACGAAGCGTCTTAGCCAAGGCGTGCGACTGCACAAACCACACACCCACAACCATACtgcctcgagcaggtcaCTGAGCTCGCCTTGTCCCACGGAGAATTCAGCACCCGATGCTGCGTCGAGTGAGACATAAGATTGCTCATGGAGAGCCATGTGCCGAAGCAGATCCTTGATCGTAACAATGCCCACCAGCTGACCACTGCGACATGCGAGCACGACACGCGGGCCTAGCCGCTTAAACATATCCGCCACGACCTCAAGGTCCATTTGTGGCTGTACAATGAGTGGCGCCGGATCGACCCATTCGCCCAGTTGCAAGGGCTCCTCACGGAGCTCCATGGCCTCTTCCGACATGCTTTCGACAGGTCCAGGAGCATGCCTAGGCGGTGCTTCCTGTGACGTAGCCAGTGCATATACTGCGGTGCTCTGTGGCTCAAAGAGGCACAGGGTATCAGGGTGCAGTGTtcgcgatgcatgtgcacGGTCAATTGCTTGCTGTAGGTGCTGGCGCTCCATGTAGCCTTTGAGGGCATAGTCGTCGGAGCTGCGGACGACAGGGAAGCCACGGTACGTGCAGCGACCGAGGTATGCCTCAACTTGATGCAGCGGCATGCCGCTAGCATACAGCACGTCAGGGATGCCTTTGAGGCATTCTTCAACCGTCACGCCGTACACGTGGTCATCGATATTAAGAAATGGGTAGCCATTGAACTTGATGGATTGGTCCGAGATGCCGCCAGTACCAAACATGTCGGCCACGAGTTTGGATGTACTGACGACGAGCATGATGGGCAAAATGTACGTGAGGGCGCCTGTCAGTTCAAACATAATGACCACGACGGCGACCGTGATACGAGTGACGCCAGCAAggccagcagcggcaccgaGCATTGCGTACGTGCCAGGCACAATGCATGGCCTGTCTGCTGGACATGATGAGAAAATGGAGAGCGACGGGAATGCCATTTGCACAGCTTTGACAAGAATACCAACCATGCGACCAAACGTTGCGCCAACAGCCATAGATGGAATAAAGATGCCGGCCGGCACTTTGCAACCGTACGACAAGATCACAAGCACAAAGCGGAGCACCGTCGCGAATAAGAGGGACGTGAACATGGACCATTGCGTGCGCGACTGACAAAGTACGTCATCGTCACTTGCGCCCTCGCATTTCTGGAAGAGCATCTCTAGCATCTCGGTCATTTCGATGCGCATGAATCGGTTGAAAAAACTGATCATGGCTGTGATGACAGCGAGCAGAATAGCCTCTTGTACGCCAAGGTGCGATAAGTACTTGCGTCGGAAGCGCTGCACCTGTAGATGGAAGCGCACGACATATTCGCCGTAGAGGCCACCAAACACACCGAGAAGCACAAAACTCACAATTTCAAAATAGTGCCAAGTATCATTGTATTCCACCTGGAAGAGCACTAATTTGCCGGTGCGGTACGGGTTCATGAACGAAAGTACGACGGTGCTGGCCAACGCACAAAGAAATGTGCGCCACATGGTATGAGGCGGAAAGTGCGAAGTCATTTCTTCGAGTGCGAAGAGCACGCCGCCTACCGGTGATCCGAACGCCACGGCGACGCCGGCTGCACTCGATGCCGTGAgcagctcacgcagcttcGCATGACTAGGCACGAGCCAtcgcagcgcatgagcgaTCGTATTCCCGATACAGCAGGCGACATGCACGGCGGGTCCTTCCTTACCGACGCTGAGACCGGAAGCAATGGCTAGGGGCAGACCCAAGCTTTTGATGGCTAGTGTCCGAGCACTAAGGAAGCCGCGAATTGTAAAGCCAGAAAGCACACATTTGATTTCGCTGATGCCGCTGCCAGCGGCGTACGGCGCATAGCTTCGCACAagcacggcgctcgcacAAGCCAGCAGGGCCGAGATCAAGATGTATGAACACCATGAAGGCAGCGTCCACTCTGCCCACTCGATCCATTCGGGGCAAGTATCCTGTACGACGGGATCGGTGCTATTGTTTCGGGACACGAGTGCTGTTGTTGTTGTTGTTACATtggcggcagcggccgccgctgcggccgccacggcctGAAGGCCCTTGTGGCCACCGCCACCTGGGCCACCTGGATCCATTTGCTCCCAGCAGCAAAACTTTTTGTTGAGCCACCAGCCCGCTGAGCAGTAGCCATGCTTGAGGTCGGAGGCCCATTCCGCGACGACGGTGATGAGTGCCATGTTGATGCCAATAAGCCCGCCAACaagcacgacgacggcacTCTCTGCAGTAGTAAGAAGCGGCGTCCGCATGCGTCCAAACAGCGCATTGCACCATGAACTCATCATACGCAGTACGGCCAAGATACTCTGACTGCACGGCAAGCGCTGGACAAACGCCGTCAATGCCTGCCATGCGACGGAGCTatgct is a window of Malassezia restricta chromosome III, complete sequence DNA encoding:
- a CDS encoding p24 family protein alpha; translated protein: MARAWSGVSWLWVVVCILALIKSVHPVYFYFEAGTSKCFYEQLPADTIVVGHYYLEEWDETQGHFDIPKDISLGIMVKHLDSEHMLVNSRGTADGRFAFNSHDAGNHEICFQTEFHGMPMHNGRLPEMRMHIDIIIGDAHRSNTQEDQEHAQDLLSRARSLNGKMRDLRKEQQYQREREMEFRNLSERTNGLVMWCIIAQIVVLLACCVWQLFNLRTFFEDKKFR
- a CDS encoding chloride channel 3/4/5, giving the protein MANEYERFMTVDWVVDGRRERVKVQENEAKMRRIAEHMHEHSSVAWQALTAFVQRLPCSQSILAVLRMMSSWCNALFGRMRTPLLTTAESAVVVLVGGLIGINMALITVVAEWASDLKHGYCSAGWWLNKKFCCWEQMDPGGPGGGGHKGLQAVAAAAAAAAANVTTTTTALVSRNNSTDPVVQDTCPEWIEWAEWTLPSWCSYILISALLACASAVLVRSYAPYAAGSGISEIKCVLSGFTIRGFLSARTLAIKSLGLPLAIASGLSVGKEGPAVHVACCIGNTIAHALRWLVPSHAKLRELLTASSAAGVAVAFGSPVGGVLFALEEMTSHFPPHTMWRTFLCALASTVVLSFMNPYRTGKLVLFQVEYNDTWHYFEIVSFVLLGVFGGLYGEYVVRFHLQVQRFRRKYLSHLGVQEAILLAVITAMISFFNRFMRIEMTEMLEMLFQKCEGASDDDVLCQSRTQWSMFTSLLFATVLRFVLVILSYGCKVPAGIFIPSMAVGATFGRMVGILVKAVQMAFPSLSIFSSCPADRPCIVPGTYAMLGAAAGLAGVTRITVAVVVIMFELTGALTYILPIMLVVSTSKLVADMFGTGGISDQSIKFNGYPFLNIDDHVYGVTVEECLKGIPDVLYASGMPLHQVEAYLGRCTYRGFPVVRSSDDYALKGYMERQHLQQAIDRAHASRTLHPDTLCLFEPQSTAVYALATSQEAPPRHAPGPVESMSEEAMELREEPLQLGEWVDPAPLIVQPQMDLEVVADMFKRLGPRVVLACRSGQLVGIVTIKDLLRHMALHEQSYVSLDAASGAEFSVGQGELSDLLEAVWLWVCGLCSRTPWLRRFVAAESISTESVPLSEVSTTLYENES